From one Gemella morbillorum genomic stretch:
- a CDS encoding class A sortase, which produces MSKKWKNRLINILIAVLLLTSVVLIFKNQIREYLTGNANNKIITAYKNGKGEVDIPWWQKLFTDNASKIKLTDSMLGILKIDSVNIQEPIFQDVTEINLINGVATAQEPSTLDAQNVVIAGHSVQGVGIRFNNLSKIKMGDKVQVISKDKLRTYEVSKLYDVAATQVEILEQHKDQPKKLTLFTCDNYNPKTGEWESRFVVEAKLVGEESA; this is translated from the coding sequence ATGAGCAAAAAGTGGAAAAATAGATTAATAAATATTCTTATTGCAGTATTATTACTTACCTCGGTAGTACTTATTTTTAAAAATCAAATTAGAGAGTACTTAACAGGAAATGCTAACAATAAAATAATAACTGCGTACAAAAATGGTAAAGGAGAGGTAGATATACCTTGGTGGCAAAAATTATTTACTGATAATGCCTCGAAAATAAAATTAACAGATTCTATGTTAGGAATTTTAAAAATTGATTCTGTAAATATTCAAGAACCTATATTTCAAGATGTCACAGAGATTAACTTGATTAATGGTGTTGCGACAGCGCAAGAACCTTCAACATTAGATGCTCAAAATGTTGTGATAGCTGGGCATAGTGTTCAAGGAGTAGGTATAAGATTTAATAATCTTAGCAAAATAAAAATGGGTGACAAAGTTCAGGTTATTTCAAAAGATAAGCTACGTACATATGAGGTAAGTAAATTATATGATGTGGCTGCAACCCAGGTAGAAATACTAGAGCAACATAAAGATCAACCTAAAAAACTTACATTATTCACTTGCGATAATTATAATCCTAAAACAGGAGAATGGGAAAGTAGATTTGTTGTTGAAGCTAAATTAGTAGGAGAAGAGAGTGCATAA
- the plsX gene encoding phosphate acyltransferase PlsX: MHNIMKIGIDILGIDNPERIINFVNNYKDSEVELYVYGLEETLIKITKTENIVKNVCTEEVYMSDDSARVHRKKKDSSMIRMLDDLKNQIIDVAITGGSTGAFMASSVFMIGRIEGISKPGLASLLPTRSDHKFLLTDLGANVEAKPDDLLNYAKLGQLYMKYIYNIETPSVALLNVGVEESKGNKVYKDAHKLMKAEVANFKGNIEGREILEHQFDIVVAEGFAGNVLLKTIEGVAKSLGKMIKGIFLQNLKTKIGALLVKKGINAFRKKFDYSEYGGAFLLGIKKPTIKVHGAADENALYYAVQQAKQIHKTKLYDIMIETMEKGE, translated from the coding sequence GTGCATAATATTATGAAAATAGGAATAGATATTTTAGGGATAGATAACCCAGAAAGAATTATTAACTTTGTAAATAACTATAAAGACAGCGAAGTAGAATTATATGTTTATGGATTGGAAGAAACATTAATAAAAATAACAAAAACCGAAAATATTGTAAAAAATGTTTGTACAGAAGAAGTATATATGTCAGATGATTCGGCGCGAGTTCATAGAAAGAAAAAAGATTCTTCTATGATTAGAATGCTAGATGATTTAAAAAATCAAATAATAGATGTAGCTATTACTGGGGGTAGTACAGGCGCATTTATGGCAAGTTCAGTATTTATGATTGGTCGTATCGAGGGTATTTCAAAACCAGGCTTAGCTTCTCTACTACCAACAAGGTCAGATCATAAGTTTTTATTAACAGATCTTGGGGCGAATGTTGAGGCAAAACCGGACGATCTACTTAATTATGCAAAACTTGGTCAATTGTATATGAAGTACATTTATAATATAGAAACACCGAGCGTAGCATTGTTGAATGTAGGTGTTGAAGAAAGTAAAGGTAACAAAGTTTATAAGGATGCACATAAGCTTATGAAGGCCGAAGTAGCAAACTTTAAGGGGAATATAGAAGGTCGAGAAATATTAGAGCATCAATTTGATATAGTAGTGGCTGAAGGCTTTGCAGGAAATGTTTTATTAAAAACTATAGAAGGAGTTGCGAAGTCATTAGGAAAAATGATAAAAGGAATTTTCTTACAGAACTTAAAAACTAAAATAGGGGCATTATTAGTAAAAAAAGGTATTAATGCATTTAGGAAAAAATTTGATTACAGTGAATATGGTGGAGCATTTTTACTTGGAATAAAGAAACCTACAATAAAAGTTCATGGTGCTGCTGATGAAAATGCACTATATTATGCTGTTCAACAAGCAAAACAAATACACAAAACAAAACTTTATGATATAATGATAGAAACAATGGAAAAAGGAGAATAA
- a CDS encoding acyl carrier protein, which yields MAILEEVKEIITRYVKVEPEKITLESKLNEDLDADSIDIADVVMDIEEKYGFEFSDEDAENIVAIKDLVKVIEERK from the coding sequence ATGGCAATTTTAGAAGAAGTAAAAGAAATAATTACAAGATATGTAAAAGTTGAACCAGAAAAAATCACATTAGAATCAAAACTTAATGAGGATTTAGATGCTGATTCAATTGATATTGCCGATGTAGTAATGGATATTGAAGAAAAATACGGATTTGAATTTTCTGATGAAGATGCAGAAAATATTGTTGCTATTAAAGATTTAGTAAAAGTAATAGAAGAAAGAAAATAA
- a CDS encoding trypsin-like peptidase domain-containing protein: MKNFFGEKYSRFAIRKFTIGIISATLGIFILDNTQISDNYAKAEDKLNIHYRYVSDDELTQKEKELIVKELPKVAESNEETYYLVYKPSQQMKLSTLPNTGIHTGVNGILLAGVVGMLVVAVTRGKNKKYKVLSVMLVTSLGISILQSPVIAMDSLKLSVYNTDFSVLKSGKLPNPLEIPGYNYVGFIKNEYTNFKINKTDKALENIRNSDSSEGSRNRNIIKPEYKGEQSGAIVAPEKVEKPEYKGEQSGAIVAPEKVEKLEYKGEQSGAIVEPEKLEKPEYTGEQSGAIVEPEKLEKPEYTGEQSGAIVEPEKLEKPEYKGEQSGAIVEPEKIEKPEYTGEQSGAIVEPEKLEKPEYTEKIEPLKPETDKLPKENIMEKNASAMLNMRFISNNIENSGVGSATFISPNVLLSVAHNFITSSKDNMTGELIGSEKENIYEWITPDGKKGTFSAKDIHFYNKKEYPKGYINDLAVIKLPNVNNNQYVSLTSNYNKVNVGDKLNVYGYPKGKYTHLKDVSVELEQQYAKNTYGVQYQGGAPGMSGGGILNDKGEVIGIHQNGGQNRSGGLILSPNQLEWIKSIIEGKEITPKYDEIERPKEDKKEEKYQN, encoded by the coding sequence ATGAAAAACTTTTTTGGAGAAAAATATAGTAGGTTTGCTATTAGAAAATTTACTATAGGAATCATTTCAGCTACTCTTGGAATATTTATATTAGATAATACACAAATTAGTGATAATTATGCTAAAGCAGAAGATAAATTAAATATACATTATAGATATGTTAGTGACGATGAATTAACACAAAAAGAAAAAGAATTAATAGTAAAAGAGCTTCCTAAAGTTGCAGAATCGAATGAAGAAACTTATTATTTAGTTTATAAACCTTCTCAACAAATGAAGTTAAGTACTCTCCCTAATACAGGAATACATACTGGAGTAAATGGTATTTTACTTGCTGGAGTAGTAGGTATGTTAGTAGTAGCTGTTACTCGTGGAAAAAATAAAAAGTATAAAGTATTATCAGTAATGTTGGTTACAAGTTTAGGTATAAGTATTTTGCAAAGTCCTGTTATCGCAATGGATAGTCTAAAGTTATCAGTGTATAATACAGATTTTAGTGTGTTGAAAAGTGGAAAATTACCAAATCCACTAGAAATTCCTGGGTATAATTATGTAGGATTTATAAAAAATGAATATACTAATTTTAAAATAAATAAAACTGATAAGGCATTGGAGAATATAAGGAATAGTGATTCTAGTGAGGGTTCAAGAAATAGGAATATAATTAAACCAGAATACAAAGGAGAACAATCAGGAGCGATAGTAGCACCTGAAAAGGTAGAAAAACCAGAATACAAAGGAGAACAATCAGGAGCGATAGTAGCACCTGAGAAGGTAGAAAAACTAGAATACAAAGGAGAACAATCAGGAGCAATAGTAGAACCAGAGAAATTAGAGAAACCAGAATATACAGGAGAACAATCAGGGGCAATAGTAGAACCAGAGAAATTAGAGAAACCAGAATATACAGGAGAACAATCAGGGGCAATAGTAGAACCAGAGAAGTTAGAAAAACCAGAATACAAAGGAGAACAATCAGGAGCAATAGTAGAACCTGAGAAGATAGAAAAGCCAGAATATACAGGAGAACAATCAGGAGCAATAGTAGAACCAGAGAAGTTAGAAAAACCAGAATATACTGAAAAGATTGAACCATTAAAACCTGAAACAGATAAATTACCAAAAGAAAATATTATGGAAAAGAATGCTAGTGCAATGCTTAATATGAGATTTATATCAAACAATATAGAAAATTCAGGTGTAGGTTCAGCAACTTTTATATCGCCTAATGTACTCTTATCAGTAGCGCATAACTTTATTACTAGTTCTAAAGATAATATGACAGGGGAGCTAATAGGATCTGAAAAAGAAAATATTTATGAGTGGATAACACCAGATGGAAAAAAAGGAACGTTTAGTGCAAAAGATATTCATTTTTATAATAAAAAAGAGTATCCTAAAGGATATATTAATGATTTAGCTGTGATAAAACTACCAAATGTTAATAATAATCAGTATGTTAGTTTGACTTCAAATTATAATAAAGTTAATGTTGGGGATAAATTAAATGTTTATGGTTATCCTAAAGGAAAATATACTCATCTTAAAGATGTGTCAGTAGAGTTAGAACAACAATATGCAAAAAATACATATGGTGTACAGTATCAAGGTGGGGCACCAGGTATGAGTGGAGGAGGAATACTTAATGATAAAGGAGAAGTGATAGGTATTCACCAAAATGGGGGACAAAATCGCTCAGGTGGATTAATTCTATCTCCAAATCAATTAGAATGGATTAAAAGCATTATTGAAGGTAAGGAGATAACTCCAAAATATGATGAGATAGAACGCCCCAAAGAAGATAAAAAAGAAGAAAAATATCAAAATTAA
- the arsS gene encoding arsenosugar biosynthesis radical SAM (seleno)protein ArsS (Some members of this family are selenoproteins.), whose protein sequence is MSELNIPKFFDMVEDKQYLLTEEYPDTMQINVGSLCNITCSHCHVDGGPHRKNNMVRETFEQIVEAFKVGNYKIMDITGGAPEMNPNFRWFLKEISKYAKTVMVRTNLVILAVPAYSDIPELYRDLKVQVIASLPYYNEKVVTRQRGKGVFPKSIEVLQRLNELGYGKEEDLVINLVYNPNGAYLPPKQEALEKTYKKKLFDNFGIVFNNLFAITNNPIGRFSEFLHREDLYEDYMNKLFRAYNPDTLPGLMCRNMISIGPDGSLYDCDFNLIEKLNVSGEIQHVNQLAKEHIGVRRIRTGMHCYGCTAGAGSS, encoded by the coding sequence ATGTCAGAGTTAAACATTCCTAAATTCTTCGATATGGTAGAAGACAAACAATACTTACTTACCGAAGAATATCCTGATACAATGCAAATAAATGTCGGGAGTTTATGTAATATAACTTGTAGTCACTGTCACGTAGATGGTGGTCCTCACAGGAAAAATAATATGGTTCGTGAGACTTTCGAACAAATTGTTGAAGCATTCAAAGTTGGTAACTATAAAATTATGGATATAACAGGCGGAGCTCCTGAAATGAACCCTAACTTTAGATGGTTTTTAAAAGAAATTTCAAAATACGCAAAAACAGTTATGGTTAGAACAAACTTAGTTATTTTAGCTGTACCCGCATATAGTGATATTCCTGAATTATATCGTGATTTAAAAGTCCAAGTTATCGCATCTCTCCCCTATTATAATGAAAAAGTTGTTACTAGACAACGTGGTAAAGGAGTTTTCCCTAAATCTATAGAGGTATTACAACGTCTAAATGAACTTGGTTATGGTAAAGAAGAAGATTTAGTTATTAATTTAGTCTACAATCCAAATGGAGCATATTTACCACCAAAACAAGAAGCTCTAGAAAAAACTTATAAGAAAAAACTTTTCGATAACTTTGGAATTGTATTTAATAACTTATTTGCAATCACAAATAATCCTATCGGTCGTTTTTCTGAATTTTTACATCGTGAAGACTTGTACGAAGACTATATGAATAAACTTTTCCGTGCATATAATCCAGATACATTACCTGGTCTTATGTGTCGTAATATGATTTCTATTGGTCCAGATGGCTCTCTTTATGATTGTGATTTTAATTTAATTGAAAAACTAAACGTTTCTGGAGAAATACAGCATGTTAACCAACTCGCTAAAGAACATATTGGTGTTCGTAGAATTAGAACAGGTATGCATTGCTACGGTTGTACAGCTGGAGCTGGTTCTTCTTGA
- a CDS encoding arsenosugar biosynthesis-associated peroxidase-like protein gives MADYFKKKHLIEFGEGKFGEDAAEHWKNFMNYYSNVMAEGELTSREKALIALAVAHSEACPYCIDAYTSTCLSEGCDQDQIAEAIHVAAAMKAGITLVHGLQSKELSDKLTN, from the coding sequence ATGGCTGATTATTTTAAAAAGAAACATTTAATAGAGTTTGGAGAAGGTAAATTCGGTGAAGATGCTGCAGAGCACTGGAAAAACTTTATGAATTATTACAGTAACGTTATGGCAGAAGGTGAGTTAACATCACGTGAGAAAGCTCTTATTGCCCTTGCTGTTGCACATTCTGAAGCTTGTCCTTACTGCATAGACGCCTACACTAGTACTTGTTTAAGTGAAGGTTGTGATCAAGATCAAATCGCTGAGGCTATTCACGTTGCAGCAGCTATGAAAGCAGGAATTACTTTAGTACACGGTCTTCAAAGTAAAGAGCTTTCTGACAAACTTACTAACTAG